A stretch of the Lactuca sativa cultivar Salinas chromosome 9, Lsat_Salinas_v11, whole genome shotgun sequence genome encodes the following:
- the LOC111909641 gene encoding probable polyamine transporter At3g19553 has protein sequence MGVEGNKQTILSNDQKNTTDKKSNPKLTLLPLIALIFYEVSGVPFGVEDSVKAAGGALLSLLGLLIFPIFWSIPKALITAELATSFPENDGYVIWISSAFSPFWGFQEGFWKWFTEVMDNALYPVLFLDYLKGLHIFGFSAVLLASFSLLPFAVMGILSIPKIRPKRWITLDFKKVQWRGYFNSMFWNLNYWDKASTLAGEVENPSRTFPKA, from the exons ATGGGTGTGGAGGGAAACAAACAGACGATCTTGAGCAATGATCAGAAGAACACCACAGATAAGAAATCAAACCCTAAACTAACTTTACTACCTCTAATCGCCCTAATTTTCTACGAAGTTTCCGGGGTTCCATTTGGTGTAGAAGATTCAGTCAAAGCTGCAGGCGGAGCTTTACTTTCATTACTAGGGTTATTAATTTTCCCCATTTTCTGGAGCATCCCAAAAGCACTAATCACAGCCGAACTCGCCACAAGCTTCCCTGAAAACGACGGTTATGTCATCTGGATATCATCGGCGTTCAGCCCTTTTTGGGGTTTCCAAGAAGGGTTTTGGAAATGGTTTACTGAGGTTATGGATAACGCACTTTACCCTGTATTATTTCTCGATTACTTGAA AGGTCTTCACATTTTCGGATTTTCTGCTGTTCTTCTTGCTTCTTTCTCACTACTTCCATTTGCAGTCATGGGTATTCTTTCAATCCCCAAAATCAGGCCTAAAAGATGGATAACTTTGGATTTCAAGAAAGTTCAATGGCGGGGTTACTTCAATAGCAtgttttggaacttgaattattGGGATAAAGCAAGTACATTAGCTGGTGAAGTTGAAAATCCAAGTAGGACGTTTCCGAAAGCTTGA